The following proteins are co-located in the Triplophysa dalaica isolate WHDGS20190420 chromosome 2, ASM1584641v1, whole genome shotgun sequence genome:
- the LOC130435349 gene encoding complement C3-like, which translates to MDYVYKVKVMDMKLTRHSDIYNIMGEQVLKEGTDDAVEGRMRVFLTHPNCRTALGIEKDKTYLIMGKSTDLPNLDARLQYMLGEQTWIEFWPTREQSQTPEHRERYTGLSTLEKKLLKEGCST; encoded by the exons ATGGATTATG TTTATAAAGTCAAAGTGATGGACATGAAGTTGACAAGACACTCTGACATCTATAATATCATGGGGGAGCAGGTCCTAAAGGAAG GCACAGATGATGCTGTGGAGGGAAGGATGAGGGTGTTTCTGACTCATCCCAATTGCAGAACTGCTTTGGGAATCGAAAAAGACAAGACGTATCTCATCATGGGCAAATCCACTGACCTGCCGAACCTCGACGCGAG ACTGCAGTACATGTTGGGTGAGCAGACGTGGATCGAGTTCTGGCCCACAAGAGAGCAGAGCCAAACTCCAGAACACAGGGAGAGATATACCGGCCTCTCTACACTCGAAAAGAAGCTCTTGAAAGAGGGATGCTCTACATGA